ACAGGTACTTTCACAATAATCTTAGCAAATCGATTGGCCGTCTTTAATTCGGAGATAATTTGCGCGAGATCTTCAATAGAGTAGATATCATGATTGTTAGAAGGCGAGATTAAGTCGCTACCTGGAGTAGCATTTCTTGCTGCAGCTACTTTTTCCGTTACTTTACTACCAGGTAAGTGTCCACCTTCGCCAGGTTTAGCCCCTTGGCCAATTTTGATTTCAATCCAATGGGAAGAGTTGATTAATTCAATATTTACCCCAAACCTTCCTGAAGCAATCTGCATTCCACGGTGGTTAGGATATTTTCCTAACATATCCTTTATTTCTCCACCTTCACCATTTAAACTCATCATATTCAATTGGTATGCGGCTTCAGCATAAGCGCGAAATGCAGTTTCACTTTGGGAACCAAAAGACATCGAACTAATGACAAAAGGATAGGAATGCTGGCCAATTCCTATATTCACTTTATCGATAGGGGTTGCCTTTTCAATCGTTCGAAAATCTAAAAGATGGCGTAGGGAAATAGGATGATCTTCTTCTAATTCCGTCAGTTTTTGTGAATATTCCTCGTAAGCAATTGTTCCATTTGCAACTTGTTGAATCGATTTCCAGATTCTTGGGATTAAATGGAAATGATTTGTGATTCTTGGTGCATCAGCATAGAGGTCAATCTGTCGTTGTTTTGCACTTTCCTCAAGCTGGGAGAAGGAATAGCCCGTTTGATCATTCCCATAAAAATTCGTTATATTTAAGACTTTTGCAATTTCATCATGAAGTCCAATCGCGGAAAATAAACGCTCATAACCCCTTAATTCGTGAATTCCTAAAGTAGAGATGACTTTCTCAATTCCTTTATTTAAACTGTCATACATGTTTTTAATTGCTTGTTGATTCCCTTCTTTTGCGACAGTAGCAAATAAAAGATAAGGAGAAACGGCATCTGCTCCTAAACCAATCGCTGTTACTAGATCGTGGAGATGACGAATGGATGCGGAACGTAAAATAATGCTCACTTTTCTACGGAGACTCTCTCCGTACTCTAATTTTTCCCGTAAGGCAATATCTACAGAAGAAACTGCTAAATGGGGGTCAAGCCACAAATAGTTTTTACTGGAATACAAAAGTTCATCATCAAGAAAAAGGATTTTTGCCCCATTTTTTACAGCTTCAACTGCTTCTCGATTTAATTCATCTAAACGCTCTTTTATCGTTTGATTCTTATTAAAACTTAAGGATAAAGTAGCGATATAGTTTGGTGATAGATTGGAAAAATAGTTGATGATTTTTTCTAACGAAGTCGTTCCCAATTCTTCGACAATATCTTGTGCGATTTCCCCTTCAAGTAAAATCGGTGTTCGTATTTCAAAAGAGATATCTCCTACTTGATGAGGGGTAAAGTCTTCTCGGCCACCTATGATCATTCTCGTTGAAAAATGTTCAATCTCTCTTTCACGATCAATTGCGGGATTCGTTACCACAGCAACTGTCTCTTTTAAGAAATCCGATAGATTAACCCGTTCTTTCGATAAGATGGCCAAACTTCCATCGTAGCCAAGAGAACGTATTGGTTCTTTTCCTGTCTTAGCCATTTGTTTTGCTAGATCAATATGTTCTTTTTCCCAACCAAAGTGAAGGTAAATACCATTGGATATCTCAGCGAATTGCGGAAGAGCAAATACATGATCTATAAAATGAGGAGGTTCTAATTTATTGCGATAATCATGGATTGGAAAGCGTTTTGCTAGGTTATTCAGATTCATTTGTTGTAATTCATGATGGGGAATTACCTGTATCGGTGAATCGTTCGTCAGAATAACCCCAATTTTCTCCCCTGGAGCAAGAGGTTTAGGGTCATTGATCATCTCTTGGGCGGGGATAATGCCTTGTTCAGAGGAAAAGTACAATGTATCCTCGGTTTCTACTTTCCACAAAGGCCGCAATCCTAGAGCGTCAACACTAAACAATCCTTGATTTTCGAAGCGAGAAACAATACCAGCTGGGCCTTGAGCAAATGGCCCCCATAAATGTCTCATAAAGGTATATAGGTCTTGAAGTTGTTCATTGACACGACGAATTTCGTTATAGATCGGTGGGAAGATGATTTCCATCACTTCAAACAGAGAAAAATTATATTTGGTCATTAAGCCTTCTATAATTCGATTTAGATCTTGTGAATCACTACCTCCATATACCAATGGGATATTTAACATCGTTGCTTCATCGCGGAGACGTTGAATAGTATTGATTTCTCCGTTATGCCCTAATAAAGAGAAAGGTTGGACACGAAAGAAATGAGATAATGTATTGGTAGAATAACGATTATGGCCAATTGTCATTCGTGATTCAAACAATGGATCTCCTAAATCATGAAAATATTCTTTTAAAACATTAGCCGCACCCATTACCTTGTAGACAGCAGAATATTGACTGAGTGATGCGACATGCACCAGTTTCTCTTGTTCAATTTCTGTCATCAATTGAAACAATATAGGTCTGATTTCCGAATTAGACCGGTAAATCGCAGCAATTTGCCAAAACAAAGGTTCATTTCTTTTACCATTAGGCCCTAGATATTGGGAATGAACCTTACCTTCTTCTTCTAACAAGATATCGAATTGATGGTTCGCAAATTTTTTGCGAATTTCTGCTTGTTCTTGAACAATTGAATTGATCTCACGATCTATAAAAATATGTGCAACAACAAAATTTGGATCATAGGCGAATTGAGGGGATATGTTATGTTTTTGTAGTTTCGCAGCCCATAATTTCCTTGGAATATCTGTGAGAACTCCAGAACCATCTCCTTCACCATTGATAAATCCGGAACGGTGTTCCATTTTTACCAAAGCATCAATCGTTTTCATTAGATTCAGATTGGTTGGATTTCCATTTTTTTCAATAACTGCAATAATACCACAACTGTCATGTTCCTCATAAAGGAGGTTTGAAAAATTCTTTTGGTTATGCTCTTGTTTCATCATCATAAACACCTCCTACAAAATTTGAATTAGTTACATAGATAATGGTAGGAAAAATAATTATTCTGAAAATTAAATAAAGCATATCACGGATTTAGCAAGAATACAATACATTTTTCGGTTTTTTATGCATTTGAAAGCGTTTTTATTCAATGAAAGCGCTTTATAAAAAATAGTAAACGCTGTCATAACAGTAAAATAAAAAACAAGGTGGTAAATTCTCCACCTTGCTTATACAAAAATTATGCAAAACGGTGTAGTTTATAGTTTGGACATGACTCGATCAACCGCTTGCAAAGTATCGTCAATATCTTTTTGCGTATGTGCAATGGTTAAGAACCAAGCTTCATATTTGGAAGGAGCGATTAATATTCCTTCGTCAAGTAATCCTTTAAAAAATCTTGCGAACTTCTCAGTATCTGTTGTTTTAGCATCTTGATAATTTTCTACGGTATGATTGGTAAAATAAACGGTAAATCCTCCACCAAGACGATTGATTACAATATTATGGCCATATTTTTTTGCTGAATGAAGAATTCCCTCTTCTAATTGAGCGCCTAGATGATCCATTTGCGCATACCAATGTCTTTCCGATAAAACTTCTAATGTAGCAATTCCTGCGCGAATTGAAGCAGGATTTCCTGCCATCGTTCCCGCTTGATACGCAGGACCAAGCGGTGCCACTTGTTCCATTATTTCTTTTCGTCCACCATAGGCACCAATCGGCAAACCACCACCAATAATTTTACCTAATGCGGTCATATCAGGAATCACATCTAAAAGATTTTGAGCACCACCATAATGAAAGCGAAAAGCGGTAATGACTTCATCATAAATCACTAATGCTCCATATTGATGAGTGAGTTCATTCACTTTCTCCAAAAATCCTGGTTTCGGCTTGACGATGCCAAAGTTACCAACGATCGGTTCCACCAATACAGCTGCGATTTCATGACCCCATTTTTTTAATGCATCTTCATATGCTTCAATATTATTAAAAGGAACGGTGATTACTTCATTAGCAATACTTTGGGGGATACCAGCACTATCAGGAATTCCCAAAGTAGCAGGACCTGAACCGGCTGCAACTAAGACAAGATCGGAATGTCCATGATAACAACCCTCAAACTTAATGATTTTTGTTCTCCCTGTGAATGCCCTTGCAACACGAATCGTTGTCATTACAGCTTCAGTACCGGAATTCACAAAACGGATTTTTTCCATCGATGGAATGGCTTCACGAATCATCGTGGCAAATTGTACTTCCCAAGGTGTAGAGGTGCCATATAATGTTCCTTCCATCGCTGCTTGGGAAATTGCTTCAACCAGTTTTGGATGTCCATGTCCTAAGATAAGTGGGCCGTAAGCTGCTAGATAATCAATATAACGGTTTCCATCAACATCCCACATATATGGTCCTTTTGCTTTTGCAAAAAAAGTAGGGGTTCCTCCACCTACAGCTTTATAGGAGCGAGAGGGACTATTTACTCCCCCTACAATCACATCTAAGGCTTCTTGATAATATCGTTCTGATTGTTCTCGATTCAATTCTTTCACCATCTTTCCTAAAATAGAGATTGTATGTACTTCTTTCATTTTAACATAAGGAAATCTGTTTGAACGTATAAAGAAAGTTAAGATTTTAAAGCAATAGCTCCCTTACTAAGAAGAAATGTCTTGTATTTTTATCATAAAAGTAAAAGTGTCAGAAAAAACACTCCAATTCTAACTTTCT
The DNA window shown above is from Tepidibacillus fermentans and carries:
- a CDS encoding glutamate synthase-related protein: MKQEHNQKNFSNLLYEEHDSCGIIAVIEKNGNPTNLNLMKTIDALVKMEHRSGFINGEGDGSGVLTDIPRKLWAAKLQKHNISPQFAYDPNFVVAHIFIDREINSIVQEQAEIRKKFANHQFDILLEEEGKVHSQYLGPNGKRNEPLFWQIAAIYRSNSEIRPILFQLMTEIEQEKLVHVASLSQYSAVYKVMGAANVLKEYFHDLGDPLFESRMTIGHNRYSTNTLSHFFRVQPFSLLGHNGEINTIQRLRDEATMLNIPLVYGGSDSQDLNRIIEGLMTKYNFSLFEVMEIIFPPIYNEIRRVNEQLQDLYTFMRHLWGPFAQGPAGIVSRFENQGLFSVDALGLRPLWKVETEDTLYFSSEQGIIPAQEMINDPKPLAPGEKIGVILTNDSPIQVIPHHELQQMNLNNLAKRFPIHDYRNKLEPPHFIDHVFALPQFAEISNGIYLHFGWEKEHIDLAKQMAKTGKEPIRSLGYDGSLAILSKERVNLSDFLKETVAVVTNPAIDREREIEHFSTRMIIGGREDFTPHQVGDISFEIRTPILLEGEIAQDIVEELGTTSLEKIINYFSNLSPNYIATLSLSFNKNQTIKERLDELNREAVEAVKNGAKILFLDDELLYSSKNYLWLDPHLAVSSVDIALREKLEYGESLRRKVSIILRSASIRHLHDLVTAIGLGADAVSPYLLFATVAKEGNQQAIKNMYDSLNKGIEKVISTLGIHELRGYERLFSAIGLHDEIAKVLNITNFYGNDQTGYSFSQLEESAKQRQIDLYADAPRITNHFHLIPRIWKSIQQVANGTIAYEEYSQKLTELEEDHPISLRHLLDFRTIEKATPIDKVNIGIGQHSYPFVISSMSFGSQSETAFRAYAEAAYQLNMMSLNGEGGEIKDMLGKYPNHRGMQIASGRFGVNIELINSSHWIEIKIGQGAKPGEGGHLPGSKVTEKVAAARNATPGSDLISPSNNHDIYSIEDLAQIISELKTANRFAKIIVKVPVVPNIGTIAVGIAKAGANVISLSGYDGGTGAARAHAIQHVGLPVEIGVKAAHTSLIDAGLRETVEIWADGGVRSGKDVVKLILLGANRVGFGTLAMMAIGCTACRGCHLDTCHVGIATQIESITEAITRGVKRFTPRQYELAIEQLVRLFQAIGHEVKVLTSQLGATHLQDLVGRSDLLIQHRLKDRIDLTPLIQSIPIKERLVQMNQQETQLSVAAGAEQMDPEVVTAYHNFELSSRWINSTHRMIGSRISGDRVRPHLDGSYRAFPPVKLSFKHGSVAGNGLASYLAAGVNIRIHGGGQDGMAKTAYGGKVTILKTKNKNGVYINGSVGKSCCYGAQKGLFIIQGNADSRAGIRLSGADVIIGGEITSPIQDHLGAIGERANIKGFAFEYMTNGRAVVLGDPGPWICSGMTGGVVYQRLVPEFGLDQQAIERRIAKGASVMILPLDEKGRNDLTELLSEYVIQLSKSGQNEAAAKVSHLLENLDQHFVRIIPKKEAILSVDTTE
- a CDS encoding glutamate-1-semialdehyde 2,1-aminomutase; the protein is MNREQSERYYQEALDVIVGGVNSPSRSYKAVGGGTPTFFAKAKGPYMWDVDGNRYIDYLAAYGPLILGHGHPKLVEAISQAAMEGTLYGTSTPWEVQFATMIREAIPSMEKIRFVNSGTEAVMTTIRVARAFTGRTKIIKFEGCYHGHSDLVLVAAGSGPATLGIPDSAGIPQSIANEVITVPFNNIEAYEDALKKWGHEIAAVLVEPIVGNFGIVKPKPGFLEKVNELTHQYGALVIYDEVITAFRFHYGGAQNLLDVIPDMTALGKIIGGGLPIGAYGGRKEIMEQVAPLGPAYQAGTMAGNPASIRAGIATLEVLSERHWYAQMDHLGAQLEEGILHSAKKYGHNIVINRLGGGFTVYFTNHTVENYQDAKTTDTEKFARFFKGLLDEGILIAPSKYEAWFLTIAHTQKDIDDTLQAVDRVMSKL